One Octopus sinensis linkage group LG21, ASM634580v1, whole genome shotgun sequence DNA segment encodes these proteins:
- the LOC115222904 gene encoding tetratricopeptide repeat protein 8-like, translated as MPPFERMHPMFYAISNFRRRKFKECAELCTSILEKTPYDEAAWSLKTRALTEQVYVDDADLEEETIAESILDENALAQNVRPGTSLQSSSLESRPDGINPAIRPVTQSGRPVTGFIRPGTQSSRPGTMESALQTARTAHTARPVSSTSARYVRLGTASMVSSPDGAFINLARLNLNKYSLRPELSKSLFEYIFYHENDIRTASKFANMALKNSKDQVWWWQFHYAKCCYRMGLYRDAEVYLKQALSEQETVAIYHYISKVYVKLDQPLNAIDMYKSGLNRFAGEVTLLIGIARIYESLNQLEESVKYYRKVLELDSMQVEAIACIATNHFYNDQPEVALKYFRRLLQMGVYKSELFCNMGLCCFYAQQFDMVMVCFSKALALADDNMVLADIWYNVGHVAIGIGDLDLAHQCFRMALSNNNDHAEAYNNFGVIELKRGHWKWRGLSISLLLFWLRTCLNHITTMLHSTRSLVTCRAVTMLC; from the exons ATGCCACCCTTTGAGAGAATGCATCCAATGTTTTATGCTATAAGTAACTTTAGACGAAGAAAATTCAAAGAATGCGCCGAATTATGCACCAGTATTCTTGAAAAAACGCCCTATGACGAG GCAGCCTGGTCATTGAAAACACGGGCATTGACTGAGCAGGTTTATGTCGACGATGCAGATTTGGAAGAAGAAACAATTGCAGAGAGTATTCTTGATGAAAATGCCCTTGCTCAGAATGTACGTCCAGGGACTTCATTGCAATCAAGCTCACTGGAATCCAGGCCGGATGGTATAAACCCTGCAATCAG ACCTGTGACACAGTCTGGCCGTCCAGTGACTGGTTTTATTCGTCCAGGAACTCAGTCAAGCAGACCAGGCACCATGGAGTCAGCACTTCAGACTGCACGCACTGCACACACAGCTCGGCCAGTCAGCTCAACATCTGCTAGATATGTGCGGCTGGGGACA GCGTCCATGGTTTCCTCACCTGATGGTGCTTTCATCAATTTGGCCCGTTTGAACTTGAATAAATACTCACTTCGTCCGGAATTATCCAAGTCtctctttgaatatattttctatcaTGAGAATGACATTCGAACA GCTTCAAAGTTTGCAAATATGGCCTTGAAAAACAGCAAGGACCAGGTCTGGTGGTGGCAATTCCATTATGCCAAGTGCTGCTACAG GATGGGTCTGTATCGTGATGCTGAGGTGTATTTGAAGCAAGCCCTGAGTGAACAAGAGACTGTGGCCATTTATCATTACATCAGTAAAGTCTACGTGAAGTTGGACCAGCCTCTCAACGCCATCGACATGTACAAAAGTGGCTTGAACAGGTTTGCAGGAGAGGTAACTCTGCTGATTGGCATTGCCAGGATTTATGAA AGCCTGAACCAGCTGGAAGAGTCTGTGAAGTACTACCGCAAGGTGCTGGAATTGGACAGCATGCAAGTGGAAGCCATAGCGTGTATTGCCACAAACCATTTCTACAACGATCAGCCTGAAGTGGCCCTCAAGTACTTCAG GCGGCTGCTCCAGATGGGGGTGTACAAGTCTGAGTTGTTCTGCAACATGGGCCTTTGTTGTTTCTATGCCCAGCAGTTTGATATGGTAATGGTGTGTTTCAGCAAGGCCTTGGCTTTGGCTGATGACAACATGGTTCTGGCAGATATCTGGTACAATGTGGGACATGTAGCCATT ggAATTGGTGACCTTGATCTGGCTCACCAGTGTTTCAGGATGGCCCTCTCTAACAACAACGACCATGCTGAAGCTTACAATAACTTTGGGGTTATTGAGTTAAAGAGAGGACATTGGAAATG